Proteins encoded in a region of the Microcoleus sp. AS-A8 genome:
- a CDS encoding Rrf2 family transcriptional regulator: MKLTTRGHYSVKALLDLSLQQGFGPTSVKAIARRQDIPAPYLEKLLIEMRRAGLVNSVRGAQGGYQLARQPAQISLGQILEAVGETIEPLRGHTPDAAQAGDWVTFTLWHRLHQKLKEALYSITLADLYYDARSWQAAMGEETSFVV, encoded by the coding sequence ATGAAGCTCACAACTCGCGGACACTATAGTGTAAAAGCGCTGTTAGATCTAAGCTTACAGCAAGGGTTTGGACCGACATCTGTTAAAGCGATCGCACGGCGACAAGACATTCCAGCTCCCTATTTAGAGAAGCTGTTGATTGAAATGCGTCGTGCCGGTTTAGTTAACTCGGTTCGCGGTGCTCAAGGAGGTTATCAATTAGCCCGCCAACCCGCACAAATTTCTCTCGGTCAAATCTTAGAAGCTGTGGGTGAAACAATCGAACCCCTACGTGGACATACACCAGACGCGGCTCAAGCCGGAGACTGGGTAACCTTCACACTTTGGCATCGATTACATCAAAAGCTGAAAGAAGCATTGTACAGCATAACGCTAGCCGACCTTTACTACGATGCTCGTAGCTGGCAAGCGGCAATGGGAGAAGAAACGAGCTTTGTTGTTTAA
- the cbiB gene encoding adenosylcobinamide-phosphate synthase CbiB, producing the protein MDAKSFAAVPSAIAANSLPTATVLLMAASLDYIIGDPWGWPHPVRVMGWVISQYTQFVLKRWNRKDEPEQATSKEWKDTTPTPEQEAASNIPEKNSALVQWQRRCAGILLAVGLILGSGLAGWLIVRGANWIHPFVAVAVESILLASCLAGRSLRDAAADVLQPLAAGQLIQARSQLSQYVGRDTEKLDAPEILRAILETVTENATDGVTAPLFYAIIGAFLPGVGSVPLALAYKAASTLDSMVGYRVEPFTDLGWFSAKLEDYLTWLPCRLTVITLALLSGKPQQVWRLCLRDAIKDPSPNSGWSECAYAAILGVQLGGSNWYQGVAKYKPLLGDPVYPITREKIEQALGLTRYCVLIWLGGTFAALFLIGQ; encoded by the coding sequence ATGGATGCGAAAAGCTTTGCTGCTGTGCCCAGCGCCATCGCAGCAAACTCACTGCCCACAGCTACCGTTTTACTGATGGCGGCTAGTCTGGATTACATAATAGGTGACCCTTGGGGCTGGCCTCATCCCGTGCGAGTCATGGGCTGGGTCATTTCTCAATACACTCAGTTTGTACTCAAGCGATGGAATCGTAAAGACGAGCCAGAGCAAGCTACCTCAAAAGAATGGAAAGATACAACTCCTACTCCAGAGCAAGAGGCTGCGAGTAACATCCCTGAAAAAAATTCTGCTCTTGTTCAGTGGCAACGCCGTTGCGCTGGCATCCTATTAGCAGTTGGGCTTATCCTGGGCAGCGGACTAGCTGGCTGGCTAATCGTGCGAGGTGCAAATTGGATTCATCCCTTCGTGGCTGTTGCGGTAGAGAGCATTTTACTCGCCAGTTGCTTGGCGGGTCGAAGTTTGCGAGACGCGGCTGCTGATGTGTTACAACCCTTAGCGGCTGGGCAATTAATTCAGGCACGTTCTCAATTAAGTCAGTATGTCGGTCGAGATACCGAAAAACTGGACGCCCCAGAAATCCTGCGAGCGATTTTAGAGACGGTGACGGAAAATGCGACGGATGGGGTAACCGCTCCCTTGTTCTATGCCATTATCGGAGCCTTTTTGCCTGGAGTCGGTAGTGTTCCCCTCGCTCTTGCTTACAAAGCCGCCAGTACCCTAGATTCCATGGTCGGCTATCGCGTTGAGCCTTTCACCGATTTAGGTTGGTTTAGCGCCAAACTCGAAGACTATCTCACCTGGTTACCCTGTCGATTAACCGTGATTACCCTGGCGCTGCTGTCTGGAAAACCCCAACAAGTCTGGCGTCTGTGCCTCCGCGATGCCATCAAAGACCCCAGCCCTAATTCCGGCTGGAGTGAGTGCGCTTATGCAGCAATTTTGGGCGTTCAACTGGGAGGAAGCAACTGGTATCAGGGCGTGGCGAAATATAAACCCCTGCTGGGTGACCCGGTTTATCCCATTACACGAGAAAAAATTGAGCAAGCCTTAGGACTGACACGGTATTGCGTCTTGATTTGGTTGGGGGGTACATTCGCCGCTTTATTTCTGATTGGGCAATAA
- a CDS encoding AbrB family transcriptional regulator: protein MAKKKKMDPLEGEALILKVKELGNLSKEEKARACGYFTVTKNGVERVNMMKFLNALIDAEGIELDSKANGNGRGGRSASYRISVQSNGNLLIGSAYTKQMGLQPGDEFEITLGRKHIHLKQLDALEETDEE from the coding sequence ATGGCTAAAAAGAAAAAAATGGACCCCCTAGAGGGTGAGGCGCTGATTCTGAAAGTTAAAGAGCTGGGTAATCTCAGCAAAGAAGAAAAAGCGAGAGCCTGTGGCTACTTCACCGTTACAAAAAACGGGGTAGAGCGAGTCAATATGATGAAATTCCTCAACGCACTCATTGATGCGGAGGGAATTGAGTTAGACAGCAAAGCCAATGGCAATGGACGTGGGGGACGTAGCGCTAGTTATCGCATTAGTGTTCAGTCTAATGGTAATTTACTGATTGGCTCTGCCTATACTAAACAGATGGGCTTACAGCCCGGAGATGAATTTGAAATCACCCTAGGCCGCAAGCATATTCACCTGAAGCAACTTGACGCTCTCGAAGAAACTGATGAGGAATGA
- the sppA gene encoding signal peptide peptidase SppA: MNQFLKQTFASTIGSLAGLILFFSLGTGGLLFLLIAAAVKDTGPQVKDKSVLIFDLSLNITDSEPTSSTSDAIGEALSGERAKSVTLRTVLDTLDKARQDKRIIALYLDGSRNAGGMSTGLATLKEVRQALERFKATGKKIIAYDVDLEKREYYLSSVADTLVLNPMGTVELNGFSSQPIFYTGAMEKYGIGVQVLRVGKFKSAVEPFILKKLSPENRQQTQTLLSTLWGEFITTVGANRKIPPQQLQAIANSQGEFTASEARQRRLVDRVAYLDEIVADLKKLTNSDKEDKSFRQISFTSYTKAQNPDFQPRNSKNKIAIVYAEGEIVDGQGSVQQVGGDTFAKRLREVRQDEDVKAVVLRINSPGGSVTGSERIQREVVLTHKEKPVIVSMGDYAASGGYWIATGADHIFAEPNTITGSIGVFGLQFNIQKLGTDNGLSWDVVKTSQFADSRTISRPKTPQELAIAQKIVNQIYDQFLDKVAQARKLPKQKVAQIAQGRVWSGQEAKQLGLVDKFGGIEDAIQYAAKQAELGEDWEVEEYSQSQSLEERILKKLIGKVSAQNPKISDPLTAEFIKLQGDLAIFQALNDPKSIYARLPFNWRID; encoded by the coding sequence ATGAATCAATTTCTCAAGCAAACTTTTGCAAGCACGATTGGTAGCCTTGCAGGTCTGATTTTGTTTTTTAGCTTAGGAACGGGCGGACTGCTGTTTTTACTGATTGCGGCGGCGGTTAAAGATACGGGCCCCCAAGTTAAAGATAAGTCTGTGCTGATTTTCGATTTGTCTTTAAATATTACCGATAGTGAACCGACTTCCAGCACCAGCGATGCGATTGGGGAAGCACTTTCGGGCGAAAGGGCAAAATCAGTGACCCTACGCACAGTTTTAGATACCCTCGACAAGGCACGTCAAGACAAGCGAATTATCGCCCTCTACCTAGACGGAAGTCGCAACGCTGGTGGCATGAGTACGGGATTGGCAACCCTAAAAGAAGTTCGCCAAGCGCTGGAGCGTTTTAAAGCCACTGGGAAAAAAATCATTGCCTACGATGTGGACTTAGAGAAGCGGGAATATTACCTGAGTTCAGTCGCAGATACACTCGTTCTCAACCCGATGGGAACTGTGGAACTCAATGGCTTTAGCTCTCAGCCCATATTTTATACAGGGGCGATGGAAAAATATGGCATTGGTGTGCAGGTACTCCGGGTAGGAAAATTTAAATCAGCGGTGGAACCGTTCATTCTCAAAAAGCTCAGTCCGGAGAATCGACAACAAACTCAAACGTTATTAAGTACGCTTTGGGGTGAATTTATCACAACGGTTGGGGCAAACCGCAAAATCCCTCCTCAACAGTTACAAGCGATCGCCAATAGTCAAGGGGAGTTTACAGCATCAGAGGCGCGTCAACGTCGCTTGGTGGATCGAGTTGCCTACCTTGATGAGATAGTCGCTGACCTGAAAAAGCTCACCAATAGTGATAAAGAGGATAAATCATTCCGGCAAATTTCCTTTACCAGTTATACCAAAGCTCAAAACCCCGACTTTCAGCCACGCAATTCTAAAAATAAGATTGCCATTGTTTATGCTGAGGGTGAAATCGTTGATGGTCAAGGCAGTGTGCAGCAGGTCGGGGGTGACACCTTTGCCAAACGGCTGCGTGAAGTGCGGCAGGATGAAGACGTAAAGGCGGTGGTGTTACGAATCAATAGTCCTGGGGGTAGTGTCACCGGTTCGGAGAGGATTCAACGGGAGGTCGTCCTGACTCATAAAGAAAAGCCGGTGATTGTCTCCATGGGAGACTATGCCGCCTCTGGTGGCTACTGGATTGCGACGGGAGCGGATCATATTTTTGCCGAACCCAATACAATTACCGGTTCCATTGGCGTTTTTGGGTTGCAGTTTAATATCCAAAAGCTGGGTACCGATAATGGCCTGAGTTGGGATGTGGTTAAAACCAGCCAGTTTGCGGACAGCCGCACTATTTCTCGCCCCAAAACTCCCCAAGAGTTAGCGATCGCGCAAAAAATCGTCAATCAGATTTATGATCAATTTCTCGACAAGGTAGCACAGGCTCGAAAACTGCCGAAACAAAAGGTCGCACAAATTGCTCAGGGACGTGTTTGGTCAGGTCAAGAAGCCAAGCAGTTGGGTTTGGTGGATAAGTTTGGCGGCATTGAGGATGCCATCCAATATGCAGCCAAGCAAGCCGAGCTGGGCGAGGATTGGGAAGTGGAAGAGTATTCACAATCTCAGAGTTTGGAAGAACGGATTTTGAAGAAACTGATCGGCAAGGTAAGCGCCCAAAACCCGAAAATTTCTGATCCACTGACGGCAGAATTTATAAAATTACAAGGAGATTTGGCCATTTTCCAAGCTCTGAACGACCCTAAAAGCATTTATGCTCGTCTGCCTTTTAACTGGCGAATTGATTAA
- a CDS encoding glycosyltransferase family 39 protein — MDHQTFTWGRSRNRSRKTERWVEGLWIVGLLLAALLLFGINLGSPPLLEGSEGGLALAAREITKAPLEIWQWLHPKLGSKPSVPEPPLLELLIAGAYKIGGFNEWMTRLPGAILSALSVPLLYGIGREVFPSRQSAIFSSLIYLTFLPVVCWGRLASVDGATLCFVMFVMWSVLRSRRDLRWSLGIGIGLGLIGLSQGIPLTLLLLGIALVFLAWDTPRLLTSGYWWIGLLLGSTPGLAWCGLALFSDPEMFLSKALVNTSLGSFWLPTTAPQSLVGYYLIQILKFSVPWLLFWPYGLRLAWENRIWGWAKLVLVWSVLYSVAILVLVNQLSWYVLPVYPALALAGGAYLAELRNGPTRQSYPRLWSMGLMVMGLGAIVASLVFAILPATDRSLSVILASVALTMSVSAVLVARRDLQFILILFWGMYISLLLFMTSPYWSWELEAAYPVKEVAAILKRGTVEQQKIYASLPAQRPALKFYSEREVVPASDSELKQRWKQEKPLYLLLDAKTRDRLHLEPAKVVGKTEESSWVLITQKSN, encoded by the coding sequence ATGGATCATCAAACTTTTACTTGGGGTCGTTCACGTAATAGAAGTCGTAAAACGGAACGCTGGGTTGAAGGACTGTGGATTGTAGGATTACTTTTAGCCGCGCTGCTCTTATTTGGTATTAATTTGGGCAGTCCTCCCCTGTTAGAGGGGAGTGAAGGAGGGCTTGCCCTGGCAGCTCGTGAAATCACAAAAGCACCATTAGAGATTTGGCAATGGCTTCATCCCAAGCTGGGGAGTAAGCCTTCTGTGCCAGAGCCCCCTCTTTTAGAGCTGCTAATTGCGGGAGCTTATAAAATTGGTGGTTTTAATGAATGGATGACACGTTTACCGGGTGCTATCCTCAGTGCCCTGTCTGTACCGCTTTTGTATGGCATTGGACGAGAAGTCTTTCCCTCCCGTCAGAGCGCGATTTTTTCAAGTTTAATTTATCTGACGTTTTTACCCGTAGTCTGTTGGGGGCGTTTGGCGAGCGTAGACGGGGCAACGCTGTGCTTTGTCATGTTTGTAATGTGGAGTGTGTTGCGATCGCGCCGTGACTTGCGTTGGTCACTCGGTATCGGCATAGGATTAGGGTTGATTGGCTTGAGTCAAGGTATCCCCCTGACCCTTTTACTCTTGGGCATTGCCTTGGTGTTTCTGGCGTGGGATACTCCTAGGCTCTTAACCTCCGGGTATTGGTGGATCGGTTTACTCCTAGGGAGTACCCCTGGTTTGGCTTGGTGCGGTCTAGCCCTCTTCTCTGACCCTGAGATGTTTCTCTCAAAAGCCCTCGTTAACACCTCTTTGGGGAGTTTTTGGCTACCGACGACGGCTCCCCAGAGCCTGGTTGGGTATTACCTAATCCAAATCTTAAAATTCTCAGTCCCCTGGTTACTCTTCTGGCCTTACGGGTTGCGACTCGCCTGGGAAAATCGGATTTGGGGCTGGGCCAAATTAGTACTTGTTTGGTCTGTCCTTTATAGTGTGGCGATTTTAGTATTGGTCAACCAGTTGTCCTGGTATGTCTTGCCTGTTTACCCAGCCTTAGCGCTGGCGGGTGGAGCCTATCTGGCGGAACTCAGGAATGGGCCGACGCGCCAATCTTATCCCCGCCTCTGGAGCATGGGCTTGATGGTAATGGGTTTAGGTGCGATCGTCGCTAGCCTTGTCTTCGCTATTTTGCCTGCAACAGACCGCTCTTTATCGGTAATTTTGGCCTCTGTGGCTTTGACAATGAGCGTCTCGGCTGTGCTAGTGGCTCGACGTGATTTGCAATTTATTCTGATTCTGTTCTGGGGGATGTACATCTCCCTGCTGCTTTTTATGACCTCTCCCTATTGGAGTTGGGAATTAGAAGCGGCTTATCCTGTTAAAGAGGTTGCTGCCATCCTCAAGCGGGGTACTGTTGAACAACAAAAGATTTACGCCTCTTTGCCTGCACAACGTCCTGCTCTGAAATTTTATAGCGAACGCGAAGTTGTCCCAGCCTCTGATTCAGAACTCAAACAGCGCTGGAAACAAGAAAAACCACTCTACTTATTACTGGACGCTAAAACCCGCGATCGGTTGCATCTAGAGCCAGCTAAAGTTGTGGGTAAAACCGAGGAATCTAGCTGGGTGTTGATCACTCAAAAATCTAACTGA
- a CDS encoding cation:proton antiporter: protein MEGSFELTLQMIVAVLAGISAQVIAEYLKVPSIVFLLMFGMLLGPDGLAVLHPQSLGVGLEVIVALSVAVILFEGGLNLELRDLGKVSGSLRNLVTLGTLITLLGGGMAAHWLGEFPWPIAFLYASLVVVTGPTVISPLLKHVQVDRQVATILEGEGVLIDPVGAILAVVVLDTILNGDASPSEAIIGLSLRLGIGATIGATGGWLLGLILKRASFISEDLKNLVVLAGMWGLFGLAQMIRSESGLMATVVSGMVVGASALPEERLLRRFKGQLTVLGVSVLFILLSADLSIASVFALGWGSLFTVLVLMLVVRPISITLCTWNSGLNWRQKLFLSWIAPRGIVSASVASLFAILLTQRGINGGASIKALVFLTILLTVFLQGLTARWVAQWLQLNRHFGATGAVIIGCNPLSRLIARLFQERGESVVLIDTDPEACEKAERENLPVIQSSGLDIKALEEAGLDSMGTFLAMTSNGEVNSVLAQRAAEEFQPPRVLAVFPRDPQGNAPTTQGKVSQAFIPQVPIKAWNQYLSEGQVKLGKTALKEPGFAFQQAHLQALIRSGELLPLLVERESSFQIVPATDNWQPGDQIIYLLHDPRPKLLKRLSGASPSSRLALEKLPEVEEVPISAPVSGMAIAPKGQREAIAEIAKPPQEEVLQPPAQGL from the coding sequence ATGGAAGGATCATTTGAACTCACACTACAGATGATCGTGGCTGTTCTTGCCGGGATCAGTGCTCAGGTTATCGCGGAATACCTCAAGGTTCCCAGCATCGTCTTTCTGCTGATGTTTGGTATGCTCTTGGGGCCAGATGGCTTGGCTGTGTTGCACCCCCAGAGCCTGGGAGTCGGTCTGGAAGTAATTGTCGCGCTCTCCGTGGCGGTCATTCTTTTTGAGGGAGGACTCAACCTGGAACTGCGGGACTTAGGTAAAGTCTCCGGAAGTCTCAGGAACTTAGTCACCCTAGGCACTCTGATCACATTGCTGGGGGGTGGCATGGCGGCTCACTGGCTGGGTGAATTTCCCTGGCCTATTGCCTTTCTTTATGCGTCTTTAGTCGTTGTTACAGGTCCAACGGTGATTAGCCCTCTGCTCAAACACGTACAAGTGGATCGGCAAGTCGCAACGATTCTAGAGGGAGAAGGCGTTTTAATTGACCCGGTGGGAGCCATTCTTGCCGTTGTCGTGTTAGACACGATTTTGAATGGGGATGCGAGTCCGTCAGAAGCCATTATTGGCTTGAGCTTGCGCCTCGGTATCGGCGCTACCATCGGCGCGACGGGGGGTTGGTTGCTGGGATTGATTCTCAAACGTGCCAGCTTTATCTCAGAAGACCTGAAAAATTTAGTCGTGCTGGCTGGCATGTGGGGTTTATTTGGCTTGGCGCAAATGATTCGCTCTGAATCCGGGCTAATGGCCACTGTGGTTTCCGGAATGGTTGTGGGCGCGTCTGCCCTCCCGGAAGAGCGGTTGTTGCGGCGGTTTAAAGGGCAATTAACGGTTCTCGGTGTCTCGGTACTCTTCATTCTGCTATCGGCTGACCTATCCATCGCCAGTGTCTTTGCGCTGGGTTGGGGTAGCTTGTTTACAGTCCTGGTACTTATGTTGGTCGTGCGTCCCATCAGTATCACCTTATGTACCTGGAACAGTGGGCTGAACTGGCGACAGAAATTGTTTTTGTCCTGGATTGCTCCGAGAGGAATTGTCAGTGCCTCTGTGGCTTCCTTGTTTGCCATTCTCCTGACACAGCGGGGGATTAATGGTGGTGCTTCGATTAAAGCCCTAGTCTTTCTCACGATCCTGTTGACGGTTTTTTTGCAAGGATTGACCGCACGCTGGGTCGCCCAGTGGCTGCAACTGAATCGGCACTTTGGCGCAACGGGGGCTGTGATCATTGGCTGTAATCCATTAAGCCGTCTGATTGCCCGTCTCTTTCAAGAGCGAGGAGAATCGGTGGTACTCATCGATACCGACCCCGAAGCTTGTGAAAAAGCAGAGCGAGAGAATCTGCCGGTGATTCAAAGCAGCGGTTTGGACATAAAAGCCTTGGAAGAAGCGGGACTTGACTCGATGGGTACATTCCTCGCGATGACGAGTAATGGTGAGGTGAACTCAGTTCTGGCACAACGAGCGGCTGAGGAGTTTCAACCCCCGCGTGTCTTAGCCGTATTTCCTCGCGATCCTCAGGGTAATGCTCCAACGACCCAAGGCAAGGTGAGTCAGGCGTTTATCCCCCAAGTTCCGATCAAAGCCTGGAATCAGTACCTGAGTGAGGGGCAAGTTAAGTTGGGCAAAACGGCATTAAAAGAACCCGGATTTGCGTTTCAGCAAGCTCACTTACAAGCCTTAATTCGGTCTGGTGAACTTTTGCCGTTATTGGTGGAACGGGAATCGAGTTTTCAAATTGTTCCAGCAACGGATAATTGGCAACCGGGCGATCAAATTATTTACTTATTACACGACCCCAGACCCAAACTGTTGAAGCGCTTATCTGGTGCGAGTCCCTCATCTCGTCTGGCACTCGAAAAATTGCCCGAAGTTGAGGAAGTGCCCATTTCGGCTCCTGTTTCGGGAATGGCGATTGCCCCAAAGGGACAGCGAGAAGCGATCGCGGAAATTGCCAAACCTCCTCAAGAGGAAGTTTTACAGCCGCCAGCCCAAGGATTGTAG
- the pyrR gene encoding bifunctional pyr operon transcriptional regulator/uracil phosphoribosyltransferase PyrR, producing the protein MSTQIVNILSAEELRRTVNRLASQIIEQSGDLSQLVLVGIYTRGVVLAQLLVRQIEVLEQVSVPLGALDITFYRDDLDQIELRTPAKSDIAFDLSGKKVILVDDVIYKGRTIRAALNAVTEYGRPQVIRLLVLVDRGHRELPIHPDFIGKRLSTASEEQVKVYLQDIDGRDGVELIRVSKSDL; encoded by the coding sequence ATGTCTACTCAAATTGTTAATATTCTTTCCGCTGAAGAACTACGCCGCACGGTCAACCGTTTGGCCTCGCAAATCATTGAGCAATCGGGAGATTTGTCTCAATTGGTACTGGTGGGTATTTACACCCGGGGTGTAGTTCTCGCTCAGCTACTAGTGCGTCAGATTGAAGTGTTAGAGCAGGTGTCGGTGCCTTTAGGCGCGCTAGATATTACCTTTTACCGAGATGATTTGGATCAGATTGAACTGCGAACTCCTGCAAAAAGCGATATTGCTTTCGATTTGTCTGGCAAAAAAGTGATTCTTGTCGATGATGTCATTTATAAAGGACGGACGATTCGCGCCGCCCTGAATGCGGTGACGGAATACGGTAGACCCCAAGTGATTCGGTTATTGGTTTTGGTCGATAGAGGTCATCGCGAGTTACCCATTCATCCTGACTTCATCGGTAAGCGTTTATCAACAGCTTCTGAAGAGCAAGTGAAGGTTTATCTCCAAGATATCGATGGGCGCGATGGTGTGGAGTTAATCAGAGTGTCTAAATCGGATTTGTGA
- the fni gene encoding type 2 isopentenyl-diphosphate Delta-isomerase produces MRETQTRKADHLRICLDEDVQFSKNANGLERYRFTHCCLPELNRREIDLTTTFLGKSLGAPLLISSMTGGTQQAKTINFRLAEVAQQYKLAMGVGSQRVAVENPQVADTFAVRSLAPDILLLANLGAVQLNYSYGLDECLRVVELLEADALILHLNPLQECIQPNGDTNFRGLIDKIQNLCNKIPVPVIAKEVGNGISAAMAQKLIEAGVSAIDVAGAGGTSWAKVESERALNEQQRRLGLTFADWGLPTAECIVDIRAIAPNMPLIASGGLRNGLDVAKAIALGADLGGLAWPFLQAAAESTAAVDALVQLLIAELTTVLFCTGNATLAQLQYSNALQKLA; encoded by the coding sequence ATGAGAGAAACCCAGACGCGGAAGGCAGACCACCTAAGGATTTGTCTGGATGAAGACGTGCAATTTTCTAAAAATGCGAATGGATTGGAACGTTACCGCTTCACCCACTGTTGTTTACCCGAACTGAACCGTCGTGAGATTGATCTAACGACCACCTTCTTGGGCAAATCCCTAGGCGCTCCCTTGCTGATTTCTTCGATGACCGGTGGTACACAACAGGCGAAGACGATCAATTTTCGTCTGGCTGAGGTAGCCCAGCAGTATAAGCTTGCGATGGGGGTGGGTTCCCAACGGGTTGCGGTCGAGAATCCCCAAGTTGCCGATACCTTTGCCGTGCGCTCGCTCGCTCCTGATATTCTGTTATTGGCTAATCTCGGTGCTGTCCAACTGAATTACAGTTACGGACTCGATGAGTGTCTGCGCGTCGTTGAACTTTTAGAAGCCGATGCCTTAATTTTGCATCTCAATCCTTTACAGGAGTGCATTCAGCCCAACGGAGACACTAATTTTCGCGGTTTAATTGACAAAATACAAAATTTGTGCAATAAAATCCCAGTCCCCGTGATTGCCAAAGAAGTGGGAAATGGCATCTCAGCCGCTATGGCGCAAAAGCTAATCGAGGCGGGAGTCAGTGCGATTGATGTGGCTGGGGCGGGGGGGACATCTTGGGCGAAGGTAGAAAGTGAGCGAGCCTTAAACGAACAACAGCGCCGCTTGGGATTAACCTTTGCCGACTGGGGACTGCCGACGGCGGAGTGCATTGTCGATATTCGCGCCATCGCCCCAAACATGCCCTTAATTGCCTCTGGGGGATTGCGGAATGGCTTAGATGTGGCAAAGGCGATCGCCTTAGGAGCCGATCTTGGTGGTCTGGCATGGCCCTTCTTACAAGCTGCCGCTGAATCGACCGCAGCCGTCGATGCCTTGGTGCAGTTATTAATTGCCGAACTCACCACAGTTCTTTTTTGCACCGGTAACGCCACTTTAGCTCAGCTCCAGTACTCTAACGCCTTGCAAAAGCTAGCATAA
- a CDS encoding peptidoglycan-binding protein, protein METLAYVHLTASSESLESAQSRCFEQLNWKKLPSSAWIHLGAIAISLAVLGMVSNSALALQTGNQGSQVTALQQKLTATGFYKGQITGFYGPTTQEAVRRFQQAQGLPIDGIAGPNTLSALYGTSGSSSLPIAILLRRGSRGIPVTQLQNTLKAQGFYQGPVTGYYGGLTEEAVRKFQQAQGLSVDGMAGSKTLSALGGNSDIGGIPTGTQLQFGNSGSAVTQLQNRLSALGFYKGPITGFYSELTEAAVRDFQRSRGLSVNGIAGPTTLAALQGNLGSNSTTILQRGSQGKAVSQLQNRLRAVGVYQGPVTGYYGELTEAAVRKFQLSRGLSVNGIAGPTTLGTLQKVSPNSSPTAIA, encoded by the coding sequence ATGGAAACACTTGCTTACGTACATTTGACAGCATCTTCTGAAAGCCTCGAAAGCGCTCAAAGCAGGTGCTTTGAACAGCTCAACTGGAAAAAACTGCCGAGCTCCGCCTGGATACATCTGGGCGCAATAGCCATCTCCTTAGCTGTGTTGGGGATGGTCAGTAATAGCGCCTTGGCCCTTCAAACCGGCAATCAGGGGTCACAAGTCACGGCGCTTCAGCAAAAGTTGACAGCCACTGGCTTCTACAAGGGACAGATTACTGGATTCTACGGACCGACCACCCAGGAAGCCGTCAGACGATTTCAGCAAGCTCAGGGATTACCTATAGATGGGATTGCAGGACCCAACACGTTGTCGGCTTTATACGGCACGTCTGGCAGTAGTAGCCTGCCCATCGCTATTTTGCTGCGGCGCGGCAGCCGTGGAATTCCTGTCACCCAGTTGCAAAATACCTTAAAAGCCCAAGGATTCTATCAAGGCCCAGTGACGGGCTACTATGGTGGGTTAACTGAGGAAGCGGTGAGAAAATTTCAGCAAGCCCAAGGATTATCTGTCGATGGGATGGCTGGCTCAAAGACCTTGTCAGCTTTAGGGGGTAATTCTGACATCGGTGGCATCCCTACAGGCACACAGCTACAGTTCGGTAACAGCGGTTCTGCTGTAACTCAACTGCAAAATCGGTTAAGCGCTTTAGGTTTCTACAAAGGGCCAATAACTGGATTTTATAGTGAGTTGACCGAGGCCGCTGTCAGAGATTTTCAGCGTTCTAGGGGACTGAGCGTGAATGGCATTGCTGGCCCAACCACCTTGGCGGCATTACAGGGTAATCTTGGGAGTAACTCGACAACGATACTTCAGCGAGGCAGCCAGGGTAAGGCTGTGAGCCAATTACAAAATCGATTGAGAGCTGTGGGGGTCTATCAAGGGCCTGTCACTGGCTACTATGGGGAGTTGACGGAGGCCGCCGTCCGAAAATTTCAGCTCTCTAGAGGATTAAGTGTCAATGGCATTGCTGGCCCAACCACCTTAGGGACATTACAGAAAGTTTCTCCCAATTCTAGTCCTACAGCGATTGCTTAA